The Treponema sp. OMZ 790 genome includes the window ACGCTGTATCCTGCACGGCCTTTAATATAAGGCCTTTCTATTGCAAAATCCCCCATAGCAAAGTTGTCTATGGTAATCCAAGGGCCTGCTTCTTCATATTTTATTGTGTGGACTTCTGAAACAAGCGGTCCTCGCCCGGCCTGATTAGTCCTTAATTCAAGCTTATGTTCTCCGCTTGTAATTTTTTCCCTATCTAATTTAAAACAAACGTAGCCTGTTTTAGATACAGTTACCTTTTCTATTTCTTTTCCGTCTATATAAAGGCCGGCTTCTTCTGCCATCTTGTCCAATACAAGCCTTCCATAGACATTAAACTCTCCCCTTACGGTTTCTCCGTTTAAGGGATATAATAATTCTATCTTGTTTTTATCCTTTTTACGGTATACGTCAAAATTTATGGATGCCTCATTAGCATTATTTGCTTTATCGACTCCGCTTATTTCAAGATTGTATCTTCCCTCAGGCAGAGCACTTATGTCGATATCCTTTGAAAGAATTATTTCGTTTTCAAGTTTTATTTCGGATAACTTTTGAGGCACAGTTGTTCCGCTTAGGCTCTTTATTTTAAGCATTACACCTTCAAGTGAAATATTATCATAAACCTGTCCCGACACAAATAAATTTGCATCTAATTTAGATCCGGCCAAAGGATATTCGAGTTTTAAAACAGGAGGAGTGTTGTCTATGTTTACCAAGGTCGAGTATAAAAATACCTGGTCATATTTGTCCGTGGCCTTTATAAAAACTACATGAGTTCCGTCATTTATTATATGGGTATTTAATCGGTATTGCCAATTTTCGCTGCCTTCAGCAAGGTTATAAGTTTGGCCGTTATCAAGCGATACTTCTATCTGTTTGATTCCGTTTTTATCCGTTGCGGTTCCGCTTATTACACTTACGCCTTTTAACGTATCGTTTATAAGGGGATAAGCTACTCCAACCTGAGGTACTTGTAATGAAACCCTTATCTTCCTTTTTACAGGAGTACTCGCAACTCCGTAAATATCTTCTGCATATATTGTAAGTTCATGTTCATTATCCGTCAGCTCGCTTAGCAATATAGGGATTGAAAAGCTGTTTTTAATTTCTGCCGGCTTATAAGCTCCATTGTCTATTTTATAATATATTTTTGCAGCTTCATCATCATCATATACCATTCCGGAAATTTCAAAGTCGCCTGTCATTATTTCATTTTCATACGGAAGATGCAGTTCAACTACAGGAGCATCTTCTGAATTGTCTATCTCAAAACTGTAGCTGTTAAAAGTTCTGGAATTACCTGCAAGGTCGGTAAATCTAAACTGCATGTTCTTACTCAAAGGTTCTTTTGAAGACCCGATTATTAGGTTTGGAAGAGTGTTATAATCAAAACTTTGCCATTCTGCGCCTTTGCTTGCTCCCTTATATTCTGCCTTTACTCCCGGGAATCTATCCGTTACCTTAAAAGCAGAATAAACTGAACCGTTTACCTTAACTCCCGGTTCGGGTAAAACCATTATTGTTTCGGGAGCTTCGCTGTCCTTATAAAAAACTCTGTATGCAAAACTTTCTCTTCCGGCCATATCTTCTGCTCTTACCGTAACAAGTATGGGGCCGTCAGGCTGTCCGCCTACGTTTATACTCTCATTAAAGCTGCCAGAAAGTTTTATATACCGGTCTCCGTCTCCAAGGCTGTATTCAACGGTTTTTACTCCGGCTCCATCCGAGACCTTACCTTTTAAAACGATAGCTTTATTTACGAAGGATGCGCCTTCGGCCATGTCAAGGTTTATCTGAGGGGATGCAGTATCCGAAAGGATATCTACTTGCGGGCTTGTATATACATTGCCTTCGTTGTCGGTAATTTTTACTCCTACACCCTTGTATAAACCGTCAGCTTTTACACTTAGCCTTATTATGTCTCCTTCGAGTTCGGCTTCAATGTTTTTTCCGCCGATGACTTCTAAGGATTCTATTACCATGCCTTCTCTAGGCTGATAAACACCTGAAAGGGGATTTCCATCCGTCAATATAATCTGATTATTTTCATTAACATCGCCTTTAGCCCAGACAAAATTTTCTTCTGCACCTCCGCCCGACATATTTACAACACGAACAGCCAATGTCTGTTTACTGATCCTATCGTTCATATCGGCAGCCGTAACGGATACGGTGTATATCCCCGGTACCGACTTAGAGTTTATGTTTGTTTTTATTAAATATTCTGTCTGTCCGGCTTTTATGGGTAATGCAGACTCTTCTTCTCCGTTAAATCCGGCACTTATATATTTTAAGCCTGAAGGAGCTTTTACATGTACCGATGTAGAAGCCTTAGATTGAGCGTTATAGACAGGTATTACGGTTTCGCCGTTATCAAAGCTTATACTTGGAGCCCTGCCTTCCACAGTGAATTTTAAGCTTATCGGAGCTCCTTGTATTCCTTTTTTGTTTACCGCATATATTGTTAATGTATGGCTTCCGGCACTTATTTCTTTTTCTATAACTCCAAATCCTGCCTCATTGGCATCTATGATTTTTTCTTCGCCCTTATCTATTCTGTATCTTATTTCACCTGCGCCGTATAAATCGTGTACTACTCCGGATATATAAAGCTCCTCGGAAACCTTTGCATCTATCGCAGGGCTTAACATTTCTATTACGGGTTTGCCTTTACTCTGATCTATCTGGATGGTTTTTTTTACATTTACAATGTTTCCGGCTATATCTTTTGCCGTTATTTCGACAACTGCTGTCTTTCCGCCGCCCTTTCCTGCATCGAATTCTTTTATCCAATAAGGATTGCCGGGCGTAAGGGTAAATTCTCCTTTTTCATTATTGCACTTCCACGAAAGGCTTGCCAAACCGGCAGAGTCTGTTGCTTTTCCTGCGATCGAAAATACGGGCGGCATGGGTTGATCGGTATCAGGATAGATAAACTCGACTAAAGGAGCCGTATTATCCACAAAAAGTAAAAATGTATGTATACCTACACTGCCCTGCTTATCTACCGCCTTAAACCAAATGACCTTAGGTCCGTCAGGTATTTTTTTTGTATCAAGTTTTAAATAAAAATTAGACTGTTTTGTTTTTTTGTTATAGGAAAGTTTTACTTCTTCAAAATTTTCTCCATCATTTACGGAATATAGGAGTCTTTCTATTCCGTTTCCGTCTTCTACGGTACCTTCAATATTGATTTTTCCTGAAACAAGTTCTCCGACGGTTCTATTGACTATATTTGTTACAGGCGAAAGGCTGTTCAGATAAAAAACCCGTTTTATGGATTTTCCTTTTACTCCATTAACATCAACACCCCATGCTTCAATAGTGTGAGCACCTTCTTCCAAGTTTTTGGTGTTTATATAATATGACCAAAATTCTTTACCTTTAGCCCGATAGATGCTTTCTCCTCCGTCAATACGAATTTCAACATAGTCTACAGCATCATCATCTAAACATGTTCCTACGATGTTTAAGTTTCCCGATACAACCGCATCAATTTTAGGATTACTTATATTTACTATGGGTAAGTCGGAATTGGGATCTATATACATATTAAACGGGCCGACATATCCCTCATTACCAGCTATGTCTGTGGCCGTTATTATAATATTGTATTTTCCTTTTTTCTTACCTGAAATATCTATAGATTGATGCCAGCTTTCGTTTGACTGCATCTGCACTGTATCAATATCTTTCGATCCGCCTGCATACAATGTACCGAATACACTGCATATAATTACAATATATATTACAATTTTTCTCATAAAAAGACTCCTAAACAAATATCAAAAAATTAACCGATAGATTATCGGTAAAATATTCCTAAAACTTTAATATATCTAAAATAAAGGAAGAAAATGAAGGGGATATACCGGATACTAATATACACACAAAATATCAAAAATATCAACTATTTTTGATATTTTTATACAAATTTATCAAAAACACCTAAAAAGGAGCCTGATATATATCTTCCATATTTTTTGATAATAGAGTAAACTGTTTAGAATATGAAGCTAAAATTTATCGGACAGACTACGGCACAAAGGCGTGAACTTATTTTAACCGCTTCCCCTATAAAAACCTTGCTTATACTTTCTTTGCCGGCCCTTATGATGGCAATGCTCCAAGCTATGATGCCGTTTACAGACGGTCTTTTTATAAACAGACTTACCGACCACGTAACGGCAAGTGCAGTCAGCTTTTCCCAGCCGATTATCTTCATTGTTTTAGCCCTTGGGCAAGGTTTGAGTGTCGGTGCTACTGCAATCATAGGTCAGCTTAACGGGCGCGGAAATATAGATGAGAGTAAAAAGACCGCAACTCAAATTTTCGTATTCGGATTTTTGTTGGGGCTGGTCTCGATTCCCATTTTATTTGTATTGGGCTCAGTAATAAGCTACAGTCTGAAAAGTGAGATAGCTCCGCTGGTTTTCCGCTATATTTCGCTTTATTGTCTGGTAATGCCGCTCAGCTTTATGGAGTCGATATATAACGGAATTAAGAATGCAAACGGAAAACCGGAAGCGCCTTTTTTTAGAATGATTATAATGCTTATAATCAAAATAATCGGAAACTTTATATTTTTGTATTTTCTAAAAATGAAAATAGACGGCTGCGTTTTGGCTTCGCTTTTAGCCAACATAGTAGTCGCAGCATGGATGTTCTATGACCTTTTTTTAAAACAGACGCCCGATAAACTTACTTTAAAACAATTTAAATTTTCTCCTCCTGCAATATACGAACTATTACGGGTCGGCTTTCCTGCAATGATAAATTATGCCTTTATATATGTAGGTTTCTTTTTGATAAACAGAGAAATGGAGCCTTACGGTGCAATAGTTTTAAACGGGCAGAGCATTGCAAGCAATATTTCGACAATTTGTTTCAATATACCCGGCTGTTTTAGTGCTGCCGTTACGACTATGGTCAGCATGAATATAGGCTCAGAAAATCCTCAAAAGGCGAAACGGTCATGCCTTTTAGGCTGTATTACAAGTGCGATAAGCGGGGCAGTCCTTATAGCTATAATAGTACCCTCGTCAGCCTATTTGGTATCAATGTTTAAGCCGGAAATGCCCCAAATAGGGGAAATCGCAGTAAAGGCCCTGCACATTTATACCTACTCGGTAATAGGCTTCGGTATTTGTATGACAATTCAGGGAGCTTTTATCGGCCTAGGAAAAACCAAGGTTCCATTAATGTTGGGTATTTTACGCATCTGGCTTTTGCGCTACATATTTATAATTACAACCGAAAAATATCTTTCCTATTACTCGATATACTGGGGAAATCTTTTTTCGAACATAACGGCCGGTCTGATTGCCGTAATTTTAATCCTAAACACCAAATGGGTGTCGGGAATAAAAAAATAAAAGTTTTTTTAAAATTTTACTCTTAAATGAAATAAAATCCTACAATAATAATGATGATGAGGCATAAATCTTTTGTTTTATCCTAACCATTTATTTGGTATGAAAATTATTATTTTTGAGGAGAAAAATATGTCGGAAGAAAAAATTTTAAACCCCAAAACCGATTGGGTATTTAAGCTGATGTTTTCTAAAGGCGAGGAAGGAAACAAGGCTCTTATCAGTTTTCTAAATGCCTTTTTGGAAGATTCTTACGGTAAAATCAAAAAGGCCGAAATCCTAAACACCGAGCTCATCCGCGACAGACCGTCGGGTGAAACCTACCGCCTAGACTTTTTAATTAAAACCGACACAGGCCTTCTTGTAGACCTTGAAATGCAGCAGTTTTGGAAAACCAACTATCCGAGGCGGAGTCAAATGTACCTTATGCGCCTCGCTTCACGCTTTTTAAAGACGGAGCCCAAAGAAGACGACTTTTTGTACGCCATAAGCCTTTCGGTCTTCGGCTGCGATGTTCCCAAAAACGCAGAGCTTGTCAGGATGCCTGAGGGCTCTGTAATTCAATATCTTTATGTTGAATTAAACGAGCTAATAGTTTATACTATGAAAAAGAGACTTGAAGAGTATAACCTAAAAGATTTTTGGATAAGGTTTTTAGCCAACTATGAAGAAGATAAAAAAAGCGGGATGTTGGAAGAATTATGCAGATTAGAGGAGGGTATAAAAATGGCAGAAGCGACACTCTTTAGGGTAACGGATGAAGAGAGGCGAATGGCAATAGAGCTCTCTAACGAAAAATACGAGATGTATGTCGAATGTGAAAGGAATGAAGCTAGAAGACTGGGATTAGAGGAAGGCCGTGCCGCAGGTTTAGAAGAAGGTTTAGCCGAAGGCCGAGCGGAGGGAAGAAATCTAGGTTTAGCAGAGGGCTTGGCTGAGGGTCGTGCAGCCGGTTCTCATCAAAAAGCCCTTGAAACGGCAAAAATTATGAAAAACATGAATTATCCTCTAGAAGATATTTACACAATCACAGGACTTTCTGAAGAAGTAGTAGGAAAATTATAGACTATAATTTTTGTGACTGATTTTAACTACCACTCATTGAAAAAAAACGGCAATAGGTGTAAAATCCTCGTTGAGTAAAAAAACTTTTGGGAGGTTGTTTTATGAAAAATATAAAGATTGATTTTGATGTTTTAGAAATGATGGTTTTCTTTTGGGAAAGCGTAGCTTCAAAGGATAAGATGGGAGATGATTACTTTGTGAGTATTGCCGAAAAGCCGCAGATGGAAGTTGTTTACAACGAGGACTTTTCTAAGGATTCCGTCCGCAGGGTTATGTCTGCAATTTCCAATAGGGAAAGGCTTAACGACCGCACGATGAGCGAGAGCCGCTTTTGGAATAACAATATGTGGATTTTGGAAGACTTACAGACCATGCACAATATGATGGCTCCGATTAAGACCTTAAACCTTGCAGAGCTTACCGAAAAATACAAGGATTCGGCAAAATTCGATGAGATCGAACTCATATTCATTCCGGCCCATGCAGAAGAATTCTATATAAAGGAAAATAAAATATATATTAACTTTTTTAAACTTATTCCGAATTATGAAGACCCGAAAGATATTAAGATTTCAGGCCTTCCTTTAAAAGAATATGTAATTAAAAAGATCGAAGATTTATTGCACTAAGACTATGACAAAAAAGGGTTGCGGCTTGGGCGACGTTTAAGCTTTCTACATTGCCGCTTCCCTTTATTTTTACAAGATGGGAGCAAAGCTTTTTAGCTTCCTCGCTTATTCCCCTCTCTTCATTTCCTAGAACAATTACACAAGCCTCATCCTTTTCGATCAATCTTTCTATGTCGGCGATTTCGTGGTGGGCTTTTAAATCGGTGCCTATGCAGGTGAGCCTTCCGCGGCATTGGCGCAAAAACCAAGCCGTTGACGAAACCTTAAAAATGTTTACAAATTCCATTCCGCCTTGAGCTACCCTGTAAGCCGAGGTAGTAATCGAAGCCTGTTTATCTTCCTTTGTTAAAACTATATTTTCAATACCGAAAAAGGCAGCGCTCCTTATTATCGCACCGAGGTTGTTTGCGTTTCCTATTTCATCCAGCATCAAAACCTGAGCCCTATTTTGAGCCCAAAGGTTTATCGTTTCATGTTCCAGTACAGGGATTTCGGGCTCAAAGATCATCGCCGTTACCCCCTGATGATGCACCGATTCGGAGAGCCTTTCCAACTCATCATCGGCGACTATTCTATATAATCTCTTATTGGAAGCCAGATACTTACAAACCTCGCCGAACTGTTTTGCTCTTTTTTCCGAAAAAAACAGGCGTGAGATTTTTTCGGGATGATGTTTTGCCAAGGCAAGACAGCTTTCAAAGCCGCAAACCGGCAATTCTTTTTCAAATTTTTTACCCATGTGTTCATCATACACCAAAAACAAAACATATGGAAGCGGACTCCTTCAAGGCAACCGCACAAGAATGATTATGAAGCGGCTAACTTCTTTACTGTGCGAAATTTTGAACAAAATTTCGCACAGTTTTCAAAAAAGGGCAAACACATCATGAGGGTAAATAAAATAGCAAAAAAATAGGCTGTGAATACCCCTCTTGCAGCCGCATAGCGGCGAAAGGCGGGTTGAACAGCCTATGTTTTTTGCGAAGATAAAACTCTGATGCGTTTGCCCTGACTCTTTTTTGACCTTGCAGAAATTTTCTATTTTTGTTAGAATGAGGGCCTTATGAAAAAAGCATGTATTTTTGATTTGGACGGAACCTTAACCAATTCCCTTTACTCGATAGCTCATTTTTTAAATGCTGAAACGGCCAAGTACGGCATACCGGCTGTCGATCCTGAAGAATTTAAAATTTTAACAGGGAACGGAGCAAGAAAGCTGGTACAAAGAGTGCTTGAACGGTCAGGAAAAAACAGCAAAGAATTGGAAGAAAAAATACTTAAAGGTTATAATGCAGTCTATGATGCAGACCCTGTTTATCTTTGTGAAGCCTACCCGGGAATCAAAGAGCTTTTATCCGGCTTAATCAAAAACGGAATTTCGGTAAATGTGCTTTCAAATAAACCCCACTCGACAACCGAAAAAGTTGTTAAGACCATCTTCGGCGAGAACACCTTTTCGTGTATCCTGGGAGCCCGGGATTCGGTACCCCTGAAACCTGACCCCGCAGGCGTTTATGAAATTTTAAAAATGCTCAACCTCGAAAAAAAAGATTTTCTTTACATAGGAGACACAGCAACGGATGTTCAAACCGGGAAAAATGCAGGTCTTTTTACAATAGGCGTTTTATGGGGTTTTAGAAAGCGTCCCGAATTGGAAAACGCAGGAGCTGATGCGATAATCTCAAGCCCTGAAGAAATCCTAAAGATTGCCTTAGCGTAAACCTGTAATCTGCCGTCAATTTCTATAGGCTAGACTCTGCTTACACTCCAAATATGAGAGCAGCTCCGGCACAAACCAGAGGAATCAGTATATTATCAAAGTCTTTTAGAGGCAGGGCTTCCGTTCCTGCAGCGATGCCGGCAATAAACAAGCTTTTTACAAGACTCAGACTTATTACGAAGGTAGAAATAAAAACCGCCATAAAACAGGCTATGCTTCCTGCTATGGTTTTATCCTTGGAAATATTTAAGTGATGCCTTCCCCAAAATTTTCCGACAAGGCTTGCAAGTCCGTCGCCTAGGGCCAAAGCCATAATTCCTATACTTGCATCCCTAAACGGAAAGATAAGAAGAGTGGTGATAACCCCAACCGAAAGAGTTACGGGACCTAAGACAAATTTTCCCTTATCCCTTTCTCTTGCCGCGAAGCCCGTAATGCTTGAAATCATAAAAATCGTGTAGCCCTTTAATCTTAAAATTTCAAAAACTATATAAAGACATGTTATTACGGACAAGGCTAAAACCGTGGGATAAAAAAAGTATCTTGCAAAGAGGGGAACAAGGGCCGCACAAAGGTGTATAGCTTTGCGGAAGGTTTCCTTGACCAGATCTTCTACGCGCGCATTTTGAGAAAGCTTTTTATACCGTAGATCTCTTAAAAAACTCATAAGCTAAAACATTCCTGCACACAAAACTGCGGCTATCTTAAAATAGATAATCAAACTCACCGTATCCACAATGGTTGTAATTAAGGGGCCTGCCATAATTGCAGGGTCAAGCCTCAATTTTTTTGCCATAATAGGTAGAAGACCTCCCGTAATCTTTGCGATAGTTACGGTTGCAACAAGGGTTACACCTACAGTGAGGGCTATCATAGGGTTCTTTCCTCCGAGGAATACCGATTTCAAAAAACTAAAAAGACCTAAGATAAGACCTACCAAAACGGCAATACCCAGTTCTTTAAAAAACACCTTTTTCCAATCCTTTAAGTCGATTTCTCCCGTGGCTAAACCGCGGATAATGAGGGTGGAAGACTGATTGCCTGAGTTCCCTCCAGTATCCATCAGCATGGGAATAAAGGCTGTCAAAATAGTCATAGAAGCAAGCAAGTGGGTATACCGCTCGATTATGGTTCCCGTAAAGGTTTCGGATACCATGAGCAAAAGAAGCCAGCCAATTCTGTGCTTTGCAAGTTTAAAGATTCCGGTCTCGAGGTAGGTTTCTTCGTTGGGCTGCATACCGGCCATCCTCTGAAAGTCCTCGGTAGCCTCCTGTTCCATAACGTCCATTATGTCGTCGACGGTAATAATACCTATGAGGCGGTTTTCGTTATCGACAACGGGGAGGGCCAAAAAGCCGTACTTCTTAAAAGTGAAGGCAACCTTTTCCTGATCGTCATGGGTGTTCACGCAGATGTACTCTTTATTAAAAATCTGCTCAATCTTTTTATCCCCATCGGCAAGCACCAATTCTTTTAAAGAAATAAAACCTTCAAGAATGCGGTTTTTATCGGTAACATAGCAGGTGTAAATAGTCTCACTTTCCAAGCCTATCTTGCGGATATAGGCAAGGGCCTGTTCAACGGTCATTCCTTTTTTTAAGCCAACGTACTCGATGGTCATAAGGCTTCCCGCCGAATCTTTGGGATATTTTAAAAACTGATTTATGAGCATCCGCTCTTCACTGCCGGTATTTTTTAGGATTTTTTTTACGACATTTGCAGGCATCTCTTCAACAATATCGACCATATCGTCCAAGAAGATTTCATCCAAGATAGAAACCAACTCCTTGTCGGTGGCAGCAGCTATAAAACGGCTTTGCTGTTCTGTAGGGAGGAGCGTAAAAACTTCGGCAGCCATGCTCTTAGGCAGCATTCTGAACATAAGAATAGCATTTTGGGCAGGTTCCGTTTCAAGGAATTCGGCTATGTCTACCTCGTTTAAATCTGCCAAAGTGCGCTGCACTTCAATATACCGTTTTTCGGATAATAAATATTCAATTTGTTCAAACTTATTTTCTTCCAATTCCATAAGATACCCTCCGAACGATATAATTCTTGAGAGTATATCACATTTTTAAGAAAAAATATAGGGGCAGAAAAAAAGCTTATACAGCTATTCGAGTTTTTTATATTAAATTAATCAACAATTTTTTAAATTTTACTATTTATTACAAACTTTTTATACAATAATTATGAAAGGGGAAAATTTTTCCTCTTTTAAAAAACTATTAGAGAGATTAAACATGGAAAAACTATTTAAAATCACTCTCCGCAACGACTATGCCTTTAAACGAGTGTTCGGAGTGGAAGAAAACAAGGACGTACTACAGGATTTTCTGGAATGTATACTGGACATTCCGCCTGAGACCATAGCCGATTTAGAACTCTTGGATAAGGAGTTTCACAAAGAACTTTTAAATGAAAAGTTAGGTATCTTGGATATAAAACTAAGATTAAAAGACGAAACTTTTATTGATATTGAGATTCAAAACAGATGGCATTTTGATTTTCCTGAAAGAACCTTGTATTATTGGTCTAAGATGTACAATGAAGGTGTAAAACAAGGTCAAGACTATACAAAACTTCCAAAGTGTATTACAATAAACTTGATAGGAAAAGGCTTTAATAAAAATAAGCGTTTGCACAATCGATATTTTATCCTTGAACAAGAGACAAAGGAGCCTTTAGTTTCAAAACTTGAGATTCATATACTGAACCTTGAAAAAGCAAGGCTATTAAAAGAAAGTCAATGTAAGGATGATAAAACGAAGCGCTTATTAAACTGGTTAAAATTTATTGAAACTGATGATCCGGAGGTAAGAAAAATGTTGGCAGAAACTTCTAAAGTAATGGCAAAAGCAAATGATAAAATTATAATAATGGAAATGAGCCCTCGAGATAAATGGCTATACGACGCCCGCATGAAATACGAACACGACAGGGCATCATGTATAAGTGAAGGTTATCGGGAAGGAATATTAGATGGTGAAATAAAAGGCAGACAAGAAGGTTTTGCTGACGGCTCCTACCAAAAAGCTCTTGAAACGGCTGCAGCATTTAAAAAACTTGGAATTGATATTGATAAAATAGCCCAAGGAACAGGTTTAAGCATTAAGGAAATCCAAGCCCTATAAAAATCGGCGTTTTTAAAATGAACTTATATGGCGGGGTTAAGCCCAATGGCCCTATCCCCAAAAGCCGTTATTTGCAAGGAGAACGGCTAAGGCAGAGGTGATGGCCGTTTCGGTGCGTAAGATGCGCTTTCCCATAGAGTAAGAAACAAAGCCTTCAGCTAAAAAGGTTTCCCTCTCGTTTTGAGTCCAGCCCCTTTCGCTTCCGATTGCTATAGTTAAATCTTCACCTTCCTGCATCTTAAATGTAGAAAGTGAAGGAAAGTCTCCTATGTCGAGAAGAACCTTGCTTCCGCTGAATGAGGTATCGCTTAAATCTTTTAAGGCTTCTTTTACCGAATTGCAAAAAGAAAATTCAGGCATCAGAGTTTGGCCTGCTTGCGAGATTCCGTCGATAATGTATTTTTTTATTTCTTCGGGGCTTGAAAGGTTTGACCTTAAATAGGAACGCTCTCCCAATTCCGTTCCGCATAATATGATTTCTGCAAAGCCCAAACTCGCCGCATCCCGCAAGATGCGCCTCAACTGAATGGGACGGGGAAAACCCAAGATTATTTTTATCGGCGGAAGAGGCAGCGGTTTTCTTTCAATTCTGTCGGCATCTGTGCGATCCTCAATTTTATCGGCTCTATTCGGAGAAAAAGAAAAAACTATTTTTTCTTCGGAAAGGTGAGAGATAAGAGCCTCTCCTATGTTTCCGTTTATAAGACCTGCTTTAAAAGCATCACCTTCCTTTAGGTGCAAGACCTTTTTTATGTGCTGATAGCGTTCATCGTTTTTATAAAAAACGCAGCACCCATCTTCGGCATTTTGAAGAAATCTTTTTCCAATTAAATCGGATAAATCGGAGTTTACACAATAAGATTGTACGCAATCACCGTTTAAAAAATCATCAGCCGAAAACAAAACAATATTCATCTATCTCTTCCTAAATTAAGATGAGCTTCCGGCACAATCATCCAGTTCAGCTTCGGTAAGAATCGAATAGTCATAGCCCTGTTCGGCCAAAAACTTTTGACGCTTTTCGGCAAAGCCCTCTTCTATGGTTTGGCGGGTTACGATGCTGTAAAAATGAGAATCGCATTCCTTAGGCCGCAAGATTCTGCCCAAGCGCTGAGCCTCTTCTTGTCGGCTCCCGAACACACCGGACACCTGAATAGCAACCGAGGCATCGGGCAAGTCAATAGCAAAATTTGCAACCTTAGAGACCACCAAAACATTTATCTCCCCCTTTCTAAAGGCATCATACAAAACCTCCCTCTCGGCATTTGTATTTTTCCCGGTAATAAGGGGAGCCTTTATTTCTTTTGCAATTGTTTCAAGTTGGGAAAGGTACTGCCCGATTATAAGAGTCTGATTTTCCTTGTGCCTGGCCAAAAGTTTTTTGACTATTTCGAGCTTTGCAGGATTTTCACTTGCAATGCGGTGCTTTTCTCGCGTTGTACCCACAGCGTACTCTATCTCCTTTGAAGGAGCAATGTTTACACGGATTTCGGTACAATAGGCCCTTGCTATCCAGCCCTTTTGCTCCAGGTCCTTCCACGGCACATCGAAGCGTTTAGGTCCGACAAGGCTGAACACATCTCCCTCGCAGCCGTCTTCCCTCACAAGGGTTGCAGTAAGCCCGAGTCTTCTTATAACTTGAAGCTCAGCCGTAATTCTAAAAACGGGAGCAGGCAATAGGTGAACCTCATCATAGATTATAAGCCCCCAGGCCCTTTCCCTAAAAATCTTAAAATGAGGAAAGGCAGAGTCGGTGTTTGGCCTCCAAGTGAGCACCTGATAGGTCGCTATAGTAATAGGACTTATCTCCTTTACCTCGCCCGTGTATAAGCCTATATCTTCTTCGCTTATATTTGTCTTATCCAAAAGCTCCCGCCTCCACTGGTAAACGGCAGCCACATTGGGAGTAAGAATAAGAGTGCTTGTTTTAAGAAGGCTCATCGTGAGCATTCCGACTATAGTTTTTCCTGAACCGCAGGGAAGAACAATAGTGCCGAAGCCCGTCCCTGCCGACTTATCGCCCACAAAGGAAGAGGCCGCATCCCTTTGATAATCTCTGATTTC containing:
- a CDS encoding MATE family efflux transporter: MKLKFIGQTTAQRRELILTASPIKTLLILSLPALMMAMLQAMMPFTDGLFINRLTDHVTASAVSFSQPIIFIVLALGQGLSVGATAIIGQLNGRGNIDESKKTATQIFVFGFLLGLVSIPILFVLGSVISYSLKSEIAPLVFRYISLYCLVMPLSFMESIYNGIKNANGKPEAPFFRMIIMLIIKIIGNFIFLYFLKMKIDGCVLASLLANIVVAAWMFYDLFLKQTPDKLTLKQFKFSPPAIYELLRVGFPAMINYAFIYVGFFLINREMEPYGAIVLNGQSIASNISTICFNIPGCFSAAVTTMVSMNIGSENPQKAKRSCLLGCITSAISGAVLIAIIVPSSAYLVSMFKPEMPQIGEIAVKALHIYTYSVIGFGICMTIQGAFIGLGKTKVPLMLGILRIWLLRYIFIITTEKYLSYYSIYWGNLFSNITAGLIAVILILNTKWVSGIKK
- a CDS encoding Ig-like domain-containing protein — its product is MRKIVIYIVIICSVFGTLYAGGSKDIDTVQMQSNESWHQSIDISGKKKGKYNIIITATDIAGNEGYVGPFNMYIDPNSDLPIVNISNPKIDAVVSGNLNIVGTCLDDDAVDYVEIRIDGGESIYRAKGKEFWSYYINTKNLEEGAHTIEAWGVDVNGVKGKSIKRVFYLNSLSPVTNIVNRTVGELVSGKINIEGTVEDGNGIERLLYSVNDGENFEEVKLSYNKKTKQSNFYLKLDTKKIPDGPKVIWFKAVDKQGSVGIHTFLLFVDNTAPLVEFIYPDTDQPMPPVFSIAGKATDSAGLASLSWKCNNEKGEFTLTPGNPYWIKEFDAGKGGGKTAVVEITAKDIAGNIVNVKKTIQIDQSKGKPVIEMLSPAIDAKVSEELYISGVVHDLYGAGEIRYRIDKGEEKIIDANEAGFGVIEKEISAGSHTLTIYAVNKKGIQGAPISLKFTVEGRAPSISFDNGETVIPVYNAQSKASTSVHVKAPSGLKYISAGFNGEEESALPIKAGQTEYLIKTNINSKSVPGIYTVSVTAADMNDRISKQTLAVRVVNMSGGGAEENFVWAKGDVNENNQIILTDGNPLSGVYQPREGMVIESLEVIGGKNIEAELEGDIIRLSVKADGLYKGVGVKITDNEGNVYTSPQVDILSDTASPQINLDMAEGASFVNKAIVLKGKVSDGAGVKTVEYSLGDGDRYIKLSGSFNESINVGGQPDGPILVTVRAEDMAGRESFAYRVFYKDSEAPETIMVLPEPGVKVNGSVYSAFKVTDRFPGVKAEYKGASKGAEWQSFDYNTLPNLIIGSSKEPLSKNMQFRFTDLAGNSRTFNSYSFEIDNSEDAPVVELHLPYENEIMTGDFEISGMVYDDDEAAKIYYKIDNGAYKPAEIKNSFSIPILLSELTDNEHELTIYAEDIYGVASTPVKRKIRVSLQVPQVGVAYPLINDTLKGVSVISGTATDKNGIKQIEVSLDNGQTYNLAEGSENWQYRLNTHIINDGTHVVFIKATDKYDQVFLYSTLVNIDNTPPVLKLEYPLAGSKLDANLFVSGQVYDNISLEGVMLKIKSLSGTTVPQKLSEIKLENEIILSKDIDISALPEGRYNLEISGVDKANNANEASINFDVYRKKDKNKIELLYPLNGETVRGEFNVYGRLVLDKMAEEAGLYIDGKEIEKVTVSKTGYVCFKLDREKITSGEHKLELRTNQAGRGPLVSEVHTIKYEEAGPWITIDNFAMGDFAIERPYIKGRAGYSVSEEEKAHAASKEATSEDKRAFKAKKLKRVEISFDNGKTFVPVKSTANWKYRLETEDMPEGNHFLLLRAVMENKEVAVCRTIIKIDKTAPDVILISPGEGGRYNGAIDFNGLSSDDIEVAKVESSLRKGDKATYGVPKFIQGLHFETAFWGASLWNIGVGLSFFDDNVKLQIHYGQFLQSQFKAIYGNQQIRYGGHIVSLKLLANVFDLPFGYYFGPDWKWLYLDVALGAQFSLFTNTQSGRPQVLSALLTQIEFPRVKFHKQKYFSAFSFFTEGQLWFIPTDVDSKSKKSKIKSVIPHISAGIRVDIF